From the genome of Phoenix dactylifera cultivar Barhee BC4 chromosome 5, palm_55x_up_171113_PBpolish2nd_filt_p, whole genome shotgun sequence:
GGCCTGAAGCAGTGAGTCATTGGCCAATTTAGCAAAAGCCTGCGATGCCAACTCATGCAGTGTAAGATGAAGTGCAATAAGGAGATAAAGGATAGATGATTTCAGGGAACATCTTTTGAAAAAGGCATTGTAAGCCTGCTAGTTTCAACATATTGAGGGTTGGCTTGGTTGAGTTAATAAAATCCCATTGGATGCTCGTGGCTTGGATTCGATCTTATCTTTGCCCCGGACTCTGATCAGACTTTCTTCTATCCTAAGCTTTGTGCACACTGAAAGTTACTTAGACCAATTAATGTTGGCTCGATAACTCCATATTTAACCGTTCCTGGTTTATTCTACTAGTTTCTGTAGGACACAATTACATGGCAGGAGGAATTTCTAATGAATGAAACTGGCACCTATAGCATTACTCATGATTATTTGAACAAGCATCATCTAAGAAAGTATCTAAATTGTTTTCATTTAGATGAGCAAGGTTTATAGGCTATGCGTTTATTAGTCCGAATGGCAGCACCAGCATTTTGATTTCGATGCGAATATTGATGTAGCCTGTAGGTCACATTGGCTGTGCGAATGGCAGCTGCCACATGAACCTTGGAGGCTATTTCTTCTCTGGGGAAAACGATTTAGCTAGTAGCAAAGGTAGCAATGGCCCTGCTTGCTAAGCTAAATGATGGGCGAATGTAAAGAAACATAATTGCATCAAATTTAAAGTTGAGGAGGCACAATGTGAAGCATCGCAAACAATACTTTTTTTTCTGTACTAAAACACACAAGCTCATAGCACACCCGGTGTTCCTCTACCAAATTCTTCATCCAAATCCGCAATCACGTTTTTGCCTGAGTCCCAAGCCTTGGACCCCCTAAACTTCAAAGACCTTTCCTCCAAATACAAGAAACAAAGATACAATTAATAAAGAGTAGTGCTTGCAATTTTAAAGACACGTAAGCTAGATTTTAAATGTGATGAAGGATAAATATCAACATTGtctaaataaaattattttgcaAGGTATTAAAACAAACAAAAGACTCGGTGGccccataaaattcaaaaatatttcCAATAGTCAAACTCTCATGTTGTCCAATTTTCTGATACGTGTCTTCACCTCCACTCCCTACCAAATTAGATTCTCTCTTTGCATTCTAACGTTACAGAAGCCCAATCTTACTAAGCCCATCACCATGCCCACTCCATTTTTCACTTCTCTTTCTCCACATTATTGACATCTCATAAAATTTAATGAGTAATAAAACTACTTACTCTTCACTGTTCCCATTCGCCCATTTCATCACCATAGTGGCTCTATCATTCCCATCTCGCAACAAAAAGTTGGTCATAAAACCACTGAGTTTGAAACTTTATTTTAAAGCAGATCGCCCTGGTCCCAACCATAAGTACCCCtcaggagggagggggagagagagagagagagagagggagagagagaggccctCCCCCACCGCTGCCTGTTCCTAATTCCTTCCCCTGCCCCACCGAAAAGGCCAAATCCCTCACATCAACAAAGTTAAAAACACGAAAAAGAGGAGAGAATGCCATATCTCCCCTCCTTTCCACTGTCATCACATGGAATGGAAGTGGGGgtttaagggaaaaaaaaagaagggaaagaaagagagatagagaagaagaagagagagagagagagagagagtgagtgagaaACCCTAGATAGATGGGCATTCCTAAGGCCCATCCTCCTCGCCCAATCTCCTCTCCACCAACACCGTCTCTGTTCCCAATCCTAACCCTCGTTCTCGCCAGCGTCGTCTCATCCATCTCTCCATCCGCTGCGGCCGATCTCTACGCCCTGATCTACAAGGGCTGCGCAAATCAGACTGCCGGCGGCGGCGCCTCCCAGCAAGCCCTCGCCGCCCTTACATCCTCGCTCACCGCCCAGGCCACCACCGCCAAGTTCTACAAGACCACCACCTCCTCATCCGCTGGAGGCCAGGCGATGTTCGGTCTCTTCCAATGCCGCGGCGACCTCAGCGCCTCCGACTGCTCCGCCTGCGTCGGCCGCGTCCTCCCCATGTGGAGCTCCCTGTGCGGCCCCGCGGTCGCCGCCCGCGTCCAGCTCACTGGCTGCTACGCCCTCTACCAGGTCTCCGGCTTCCCCCAGGTCTCCGGCACCCAGATGCTCTTCAAGACCTGCGGATCCGGCGGCGGCAGAGGGGACTTCGAGCTGAAGCGCGACACCGCCTTTGCCCAGCTCCAGAGCGGGGTCGCCGGCGGGGCGGAGTTCTACGCGACGAGCTACGCGTCCGTGTACGCGCTAGCGCAGTGCGAGGGCGACCTCTCCACCAGCGACTGCGCCGAGTGCGTGTCCCAGGCCGTCCAGAAGTCCGAGGTGGAGTGCGGCGGCGCCCCCTCCGGCCAGGTCTACCTCGATAAATGCTACATTAGCTACTCCTACTACCCCCACGGCATCCCCCACGGCGGCGGAGGTCCCTAATCTTTCCTCCCTTCCTATTTTCTATTGATTCCATagagaacaaaaaagaaaaaaaaaaaaacccctcaTATCAACTcctttttgtttcctttcttcttgatctcagttccttattttattattatagttTTGTAGAAATTTTCTCTATTATAATTTTGGGTCGGTAATTGGGGATTAGGGCAGCAAACAGCGAAGACGGTGGCGATAGTGGTGGGAGGGGCAGCGGCGCTGGGTTTTCTGGTAATCTGCTTGCTGTTTGCCCGGAGTCTAATGAAGAAAAAAGACGGTGAGCACTTATTTCCTAGCAAACAAACCCCATTAAACTCTTCTGTGATAGCGATGTGTTGCGAAATTGGGTTTTGTTGTTTGTgtgtttaatttctttttgtttgtttttcttctcgTTTCTGAGTTGCAGACTTTTGAAGGTTGGTGGTGATGGGTGAGACGTACGGGAGGAGTTGTagaggaggagaaaagaaaattttagggGGAGGAGGGTGTGGTGAAACGTGGGAATGGTCGTTTTTCCTGCCGAGGGGGGATGTGGGATACAGAGGGGGGTTTTTGGCGTTTTCCTTGGGATCCAGCTTGTGAGAGGAGCGGGGCAAAGGAGGGTGAGAATTGAGAAGAGAATAATGTGTGTGTCTGTGGGAGCGCGGAGGTTGGGTTTGGGTTGGGGTGGTGGTATTGATCCAATCTTTGGCTCTGTTCGAAGATGCTCCTTGTCTCATTTCCATCATGTATATCTCTGTCTCTATATAGAGATGCTAGGAGTGCACACAATCATgggttttttttccaaataattAATCCATCGGGataaatttttgtttcattCTAGTTGTTTTGATGTATTAATTTcgtcttcttttgtttttttttttggggggggggggggggggggggcggggggcTTGGATAGTTTTTCAACTAAATGTCCTTTTAATGATTTACTTGATTCGGTTTCCTTTTCAAATATGAGGGAAAGAAATTATTGCCTACGTTGCTGAACCATGTGGCCGCGCCCAGAGTTGATAACAACAGCTGGTTTTTGTGGACCCTATTCATGGAGCATGTATTTTGGTATTGATCCAGGACCACACTGATGCATGCAACTTAGGCAATAATTTCTCCAAAATCTTTGTGagaattttgtttctttataATGAAACGTGGTGGGCTTCAATCGTACTTCTCTCTTGGAACAAAGGCCGCTACTCCGAGGCAGGTCTgttcaaaattttaatatttgcttTGAAACTTGTCTTGCTGATTTGAGACGCATAGGCTACTTAAAATTTTTAGATTAACCGAATCTCCACTCTGAGGTGAATGGTAGCAATATATTTCCTGAAATGCAGTGTTATTGGTTGTTGGGGCTGCAAATGGATTGGATGAACGTTATTTGTACTTTTTGATCAGGTCTCCATTGAATATCGGTTATAGCTAAGGTGACGATAGGGTGTTTAGAAGCTTGACCTGGCCAACAAAATTCAAAGTTTAAAGCCGTTCTTGTTGGGTCTAGTCTGAGCTTATGAAATTGTTGATGGAAGAAATCCCCAAGAATGTTAGACCTTGACAAAGTGCTCGACTGGTTGCTGGTGAATGTCTTTTCTGCtaatattcttttaaaaaatgaaaaaaaatatctgatctctaaatatcttaaagttttccgtaaataataaaaaaaaaatcatgcgtTTGTTATATTTCATAGGCTTCATCTGCCAGTCAGGCAAGTGATCTTGAGTGATTACTCGAGGTGTTCTGAGTACTTTTGCCCTCATAAATTGTTCTTATTTAAGTTCTAACGTGACAACTATATGGGTGTGAAAGCAATGGACGAACTTATGATGTAGCTTCCATGTGTTTCGAACTTGCCGGGCTGGTCGTCGGTTAAACGCAACAAGAGTCAGTTCTGATTCAAACTTGACTAGTATCGCATACCATGGCAAGAATGTTTGTCTCGTGCAATTCAAAAGTTTGGGTGTTTGTGGATGATTTTGATCTGCATGCAAGTGTGGATTTATTGCCAGAATTTACTCCTCATAGCATTGGATATGCGGGGATGGTCTTCTTGCTCCATGGCTGGTTAGGATGATAGACGGTTAATTTATATTCGAGGAACAGTGGAGAAAAGTGAGGATAGTTGCCACACGTCTGTGGATCGTATCCACTAgtttgcattataacaaatcggACTTTGGCATGTATAGTGTACATGAAAGAGAGTATACTGGTTGTCTTCGTCAAATTTGACTTGAAACTTTGTCGCTGATATCGTTGAAGAACGCTTTGAAGTTGGTGTGCTTCTCTTATCTcacttttttaaattaaaaatcaaaTTATTAATATGTTAAtaactataatatttttttaaaaaagatatataaaaattaatgatGCAGGAACTCACCGACAGAAAGCGATTAGAGAGTTCAGGCTTCATATCGAAAATAGACAGATTCTCTTGAGATCATATAACGTGTCATCATATCGACTGAACGATTAAGCATCCGAGTCCCTCGATGCCTGAACTGTCTAAACCACTGCACCTTGCACACCTGAAAAAGGACACCATAGATtacgaaaaaaagaaaaagaagaaaaatcgcCATCCCACCTTCGGAAGTAATGGAGTCCCTTTAATACTAAAGCGAGCTCATGTGTGCTTGTCATATTGGAAACCGCAGCCACGTCCCTTTCCcatcttggattttttttttcttttccttttggttCATGTTCACACTAGCTGCGCcatgtccaaaaaaaaaaaaaaaaaaaaaaaagaagaagaagaagaaggaggaggaggaggaggaggaggaggaggaggaggaggagaagaagaagcaaagaagaaaaaatactaGAGCTCTGAGTTCAAAAAAAACTCGCCAGAATGATGAACAGCATGGAAGGCGACTTAATCAGCAGGTCTGTTCGTCTCGCGATAAACATGAGTAACCTAAAAGAATATTAtaaatactctctctctctctcttcattgtaGTAACACCACCGCTCGAGTGCATCTATAATTGGGATGGACAATGATGCAACATAAAAGGGAAGGCGTCGTTGAGATGGACAATGATGCAACATAAAAGGGAAGGTGCAATGAGCGAAATCTGGAGATTAGCTAGCTCTGACACCGCCAGCTTGCGTTGCAGTTCGTGCCCAGTAGAGGATGGGCGGTGCTCAGCTTTCATTGGAGCCAAACCATTGCTTCTTCGTTTTGGTGCACGAGCTTGGAGAAGAGAGGATGGGTTCTGACCGATGGATGATCTTTGTGGTCCCATGGCCACTTGATCTGCTGATGAGATTAAAATGTACCTGTGAATTTGATTTCTACTAGGTCCTCAGATCTGTATATAGTCCAACTCATCAAAGTAGCCCATCTCCTTGTGGCATGGTTTGGGCTTTATGTGATAGCACGACAAATAAACATATACGTATTATAATAGCATCAGATGACAGCtataataatactaatttaacaCTTTTATTATTTATGTATTTTAATGCCAGAATCCGGCACACGGGATGTCATCACTAGTTTAATGATATGTATTAATTGGCAAAATTTTTCCCAGGCAAATAAAGCTAACCAATATGataagtaaaaaataaaattatttccttTGATAAATTACAAATTGATCCAATTATAGcaacaaaattataaatttgaATACATacaaatgtatgtatgtatatttagatagatatatatatgtatgggaAGTGTCACCAAGTTATCTTTCTCATTATGGACTATGTTTTTTATTTGACAATGAGAGCCTATCTTCCTGAATAAAGTAAGCATGAAATTCAAAATACACATGATATTTATCAAACGAATGTTTGATCGCATTTAGTAGAAAATTAAAGGCATAAGAGCTGGAACAAGCCTTACGCCTGCATAGAAATGTTCAAGAAGTAGGCATAATGAATGACAATTATACTGATTAAATTTGTTTAAGAAAAACATAATTATTCCAAGGAAAAGATGTCATAAACTTATCAtatatatttcttcttcctttttccatGGATAAAATACCCTCACCCAAAAGAAATTCCGCACATTGTCATCAAACATAAATAAGAATAAGGTGCGACATGACTATTTCTCCTTGGTTCCTCCTAGGAGAAATcacttctattttttatttctattagaatttatattgttttttaagaaaatacttTGTGgctcaaaaattttttttttttgttacaatagatatttcatacattacaagtatggatacatccaataaaattagaaaataatagaTTACGAAGTGCCCTATGCAACTCTTCCTCTTGGGCCCATAAGGTGCTCTCGGAGTGGCAAGCCATATAAGCAGTCATCCAGTCTGCGGTTCTGTTAGCCTCTCTGAATATATGCTTAACTTGAAAGATTATTTCATCCTTCACCATCCTCGGAACAACTCCAAATGTTCCGAAGCAAAAATGACATTTTAAGAAAAACTTCAAGACCAaatattctttaaaaaaaaagatgctcCGTACTAGACATACCATGAATTCTGCCGAGAGCCTAAATGGTGGTCCCCGACCCCTTTTTTCGCATAACGCTTCTTCTTCTTGGTACCAGGCTTGGGGCCGTCTCTGTCACGTTAGTTGAAACTAAGCTCTGACGTACGTGTACTAGGTGTAGATCAGCTTTTGGTTTTCTACCACACTGCACTTGGGGTGTTACTTACGGGAACTGTGGGTGTGGTTTCCGTCTGCTGCAATGGGAAATCAAGTTCGCTTCCGATCCGCCTCAAATACCTGGTACTCAAAACAGCGTTACATGAAGACCGTGCTTAGTGGTTGGAAGCAGGGCATTATTTagcttaaagaaaaaaataaggaaaacctaatcttttttttgttattccGTGCTGTTGTTACCAGCAAATACCCGTAACAGGGAATAGTTGGTACAACAATTGACGACAATAATATGGATGTTTTACATATGAAAAGTTGTTTCCAATAAAGCCACATGCAATCTATTGAAAATGATAAGAGGAAAATTTATCATGGTCATACCATTTGTAAGATGACCAATATGCTACTGTTACTAATCTATTGCATACATGGAACCATCATAATGGCCAATACAGCATTCAATAGACATATATCCATTGTCTACCAACCATTAAGACAAATGGAAATGCCGAATTAAGCGTTCAATCAGAAGAACTCGAAGCCAAGGTTGAAGAGCTGACAAGGAGAGGCATTCAAACTGAAGCAGAAATCTTCAGTAGTATAAGAATATAAGCTTCACTGTAGAAATTAAAATCCTTACAATCAGGGCTGCTTTGAATAGTAGAGATTGATGAACAATCAAATATCAATATGACTGCAGTTATAGCAGAGGAGATGGCTACAAACAAAGCTTTGGCTGTTGGATTTCAACAATAAACAGAAAATCAACAAAGTTACTATCACTTCAGACTCTCAACTTAATCAAGAACCTTAATGGGCAGCAAGGAAGTCTCACAAGGGCACATCAGAACAAATGAATAAGGACACAAAGTTTaggtgaaaaaaaaacaaaaaaaggatcAAATTTAGATGATTCGCGCTGAATCAGGTTGTTAATGATGCTTTGTTGCATCTTGAAAGTAATTCTAAACAGCACCTCCTATAGGACAAAGACTAACCTGAAGTGAAGATCAACCTTCTTATGCCCTGCACCCTTGAATCCATTTTGTTGTTAAGTAACATTTATCTCAGATcttatcataaactaacattctTGACTCAGAGGTCACTGGCTTTCTGTACAAGCATGGGCATATCTGcacgaagaagaagaaaggagaggaaaacATTGCCTGTCAAAGTTAGGGCACTCAGGCCAGTCAGTGGCTCTTGTCGGAGCTTAGAACTTGGCAAAGAACTCAGTTCAAGTCCAGTTGATCCTCACAACATATTTATCCAGTCAAAGCCTGATTCCAAGTCCATTTGGTATTCAGAACGGTTTATATCAGCTGATGTGCAACATCCACCCAACTTACACAAAGCTGAAACAGAACAAGCATTTAATGCTTCTCCCATTCGCTCTCTCCAGACAACTAAACTTGATCTTAAATCTCTTAGACCCCAGTTAATAGGAATAAGAGCTACAACACTCAAAAAAATTGGCTATAGAAGGCCCTCAAATCTCTCTGCCACCAAGCCATATCATCTAGTCCCACTTCTCACTGGAAAACGGACGGAATCCTCTCTTTCCCATACCCCTGTTTTGCCCTGGCCttggctgctgctgctgctgagaaAAGAACTCAGATGGAATCACCCAAAGCTCAAGCTCACCTTCGGTCTAGTTCAATCTTCTTATTGGAATTTTTGAAAATGAAAACAGAAGATAAAAAAACAATACCAAACTgggtttttttcccttttctttttcgcTTTTGTTGCTAGAAGTGGATGAAGGAAGCGGTTTTTATGAGAGCAAGGCCTAATGCTTGAATTCTAGGGTTTCAGAGAACATAACAGAAACGAGTTCTTGATCAATGCAAGATAACTCAGACATGGATTCAGGGATACaaccaagaatcaaaagaaacacAACACCTTGAAAACATTCCATCTGATATAATCACCAAGGATAAACAAAACAGATCTAATTCCAGCGCTAAAGCAAAATAATCAGTTGCTAAAAAATTACAAAAGTGTCAGATGAGAACAAGAAACTCGGTATAGAGATATGACTTTAATTAACCAGAGGCTATAGCAGCTTCAAGTGGCAAAAGCTTTATGAATCCGCACCGCATAAGGAACCCATCGCTTGAGCTTATTACAAGATCAAGAACCCTGATCATAAGGGAAACCAAACATAGGTGGGGAGAACCTTGCTGACCTGAACGACGATCACTTGGGAGCGGCGGGAGCGGCAATGGAGGGAGGGGGAGCACCGAGAAGACTGGCCTGCTGCATCTCGAGCTCGTTCATCTGCTGTTCCCGGTCCATCTCGATGATCAGGGGCACCACCAGGACGAGGAAGGTGGTGCCGGCGATCCAGGCGGCGCGTCCAGTGCTCCAGAGGAGCTTCTTGGCGACAGTGGCGGCCTCCGAGGCGGTGCGCTTCCCGCGGGACACGATAAGCGACTGGGAGATGGAGCTCGAAAACCTAGAGAGAACGCCCTTGCCGTCGTCGCTCGTCCCTGGGAGAGAGCCCCTTCGGCCCTGGGAAGAAGACATCGTTGGCTGGGAGAGAAGAGAAGTGGCTTCGCAAGACGGCGATTAGGAGGAAGCTTAGAGGGCGGCGTGGCGAGGAAAACCCTTGGTGAGGGCCTCGGTATATGGTATCAGCGGGATTTCCCGGATATGGGAGGGAAAATGCCGGATAGTGGAAGCAGGGGTGCATGTTGGGCTAGACCAGCCCAGTACTTTGGGCTGGTTTTTATTGAGATGGGCTCTAAATGGAAGGAGCTAGCCAGCGAATTGGACATGGCTTGGGTGTTGCATGAGCCGAATCGATGACATTGCGGACCAACCTTTCATTTTTAACCCTGTCTCGCCAAATGTAGCCCGCAAGGTAGACACCAAAGGATGCTTTCATATTGACGTGGTTGTACAGGAAGAGCCCCAAGCCCTACAGACATTTAGGGGTTACATCTACAACCCAGATGGAAACCAAGTGTTTCGTGGTTCAAAAATGCCGAATCTCGTCTCAATCATCATTTGTCAGGACTTTTCGGAGTAAGTTCCTTGGCTTGGGCAGGACATTTAGTTCATATCGCTATTCCCGGATCCAGGGGAGAGTACGTCAGATGGAATAATTTCTTAGACGTATTACCGTATCCTCAAGGGTTGGGACCACTTTTTACGGGTCAGTGGAATCTTTATGCTCAAAACCCTGATTCGAGCAGTCATTTATTTGGTACTTCCCAAGGAGCCGGAACTGCCATTCTAACCCTTCTTGGGGGATTCCAtccacaaacacaaagtttatgGTTGACCGATATTGCTCATCATCATTTAGCTATTGCATTTATTTTTCTCGTTGCTGGGCATATGTATAGAACTAACTTCGGAATTGGACACAGTATCAAAGATCTTTTAGAAACACATATTCCTCCGGGGGGTCGATTAGGACGTGGGCATAAGGGTCTTTAGGGTCTTTAAACGATTGATACAATTCGATCACTCAATCGATTATTCAATTAATAGTACCCCCAGaggaaaagaaagcaaaagcGATTCCCGTAGTAGCGGCGAGCGAAATGGTATGTTGCTCGTGAGCCGCCAAGTACCAGTCTCGCAACAGTACTGGCGTTAAAGGATCGGTCCTTCACTTGCGGATCGTTCGCGAGTCGAACTCGCTCTCTTGCCACGCCTTTCACTCATTCACTTGAGTCGGACTCAATCACTGCTGACTTTTTGGAGGATCGTTCGTTCTTCACTCTCTTGCTATTACCCGCAGGGAGCGCAGCAACCGACGGTGCATATTATCATATAGAGTCGTTTGCTTGCTTATCGAGTTGCAGTAAGGGTCTCCAACCACATTGTCATTTGAGATCAAacaatccaatttttttttgggggggtttTAAAAAATGACTTGGAATATCTCAAAAACCTGACAATTAAAGGATCTACATCCCCTCTAATTCCTTTTCTCCACAATTACACTGGGGGCTCATTTGGTTTGCCGGAAACATTTTTCCTcttaaaaatttgatttctgaaAAGCAGatttctaggaagaggatactcGGAAAAATACctttgacatgtttggttaaccatgggaaagtaatAGATTtctagagtgcttatgtttgtttgaccatccacttttctgaaaaaaagttatatataatttctattatacccttaataaaaattaggtatttaatacctctttaatgctgaagggctttttgggaaaaaaaatagagtgattcctGACTCATGGAAAAAACTTTCTTATGAAATGtgagaatcatattcccatgagaatacaactttctcttctcttttctttaaaaactccaaccaaataagaggcatctcattacttttccgttgaccacatttTCTCTcattttcccgcgaaccaaacgagccctagatTTTATGTTACTGACTGAGAGGCATCATGAATTGCATTACTCCAAACCAATTCTTTTTCAATATTTCAGTTTCAAGCACCAGACTCCTTTGGGTCCACCCTAGAATTTGTCATTCAGTAGAAAAGCACATCAGCATCTCTAGCAAACATTCATCATTGTCCCATTTGCACCAATGGTAAATGAAGCTTTTTACAcagtaattttacataaaagcaCATCAACCTCTCTAGCATCATTCATTATTTTTCGTTTTTTTCCCGTTTGCTCCAATGGTAGATGAAGCTTTTTGCGCAGCAATTTTACATACCCGAGCGTGTTCCTCATTCATTTGGAATACTAGGAGACATCAAGAAATACGACACTGACCCTTTGTTTTATGACCAGTCCTAGTTGAAAAACTCAAACTCATCTTCATGCATAATAAGAACTTCAGAATTGTGAAGTCGGATTCCCAAAAGTAAAGtcactaattattttatttaataaaggGCCAATTCTTTTATAGATTTCATTTTCTATATCAGACGTTATAAAATTTAGAGTTTTTTACATGAGTactcttctaaatatcgaattttgtataaatattcttacaaaataatatttatatataaaccttcataaaactCTATTATTGTACAAATGATCATCATATAACAGTTATTTTAacgatattaatatatatatatatatatctcaaaaacaaaataaaattttataattatgctattgtttttttttgggatcGCAATTTATTTACACGTCTacccattaaaaatattttaattattttaatttgaaactgttaatttttttaatgctcTTAAATAGATGGATAAAtatgcaaaataaaaataaaaaaatagaaaaacaaaacaaatatttacaaaaatatacatgtaaatattaatttttaaaaaatatttatgcaaaatttaatatttataaagatattcataaaaaaaaaatttctaaaatttaaGTATCGATAATTTCAGGTAATCATGTAGTAACTGTGATATCCAAACCAAAACAACAATCAAACCCAGGCCAATTCGCCATGTTCTCATATAATTATAAAATCATCATTTCTGTTTCAACTCCGGTAGGATACAAGGTCTTTTGGCCGAGAATACGAAGACGCTTAAGAACCACTTCCCCCCGAAGAATATTGTTGCTCCTTTCTCATAACGATTGATGCATCCGAGCACCCGAACCATTTCTTGAACTCGGCGGTAAACTTGCCGATTAACTACAGGAAATGATCTGAGTACAATTCTGTTGCCAGCAGGACAGATCAAGTAATTCAATGATCACTAAACATGAAGTTAACAGATGTTTCTCACCCTCCATCCTAACAAGAGTTGGGCACTGGGAGGATGATAGAATCCACAAATATCTAAACAATTTCAACAAAAAAGTTCATACCGCCAAA
Proteins encoded in this window:
- the LOC120110796 gene encoding plasmodesmata-located protein 2-like isoform X1; this translates as MGIPKAHPPRPISSPPTPSLFPILTLVLASVVSSISPSAAADLYALIYKGCANQTAGGGASQQALAALTSSLTAQATTAKFYKTTTSSSAGGQAMFGLFQCRGDLSASDCSACVGRVLPMWSSLCGPAVAARVQLTGCYALYQVSGFPQVSGTQMLFKTCGSGGGRGDFELKRDTAFAQLQSGVAGGAEFYATSYASVYALAQCEGDLSTSDCAECVSQAVQKSEVECGGAPSGQVYLDKCYISYSYYPHGIPHGGGANSEDGGDSGGRGSGAGFSGNLLAVCPESNEEKRRLLKVGGDG
- the LOC120110796 gene encoding plasmodesmata-located protein 2-like isoform X2, yielding MGIPKAHPPRPISSPPTPSLFPILTLVLASVVSSISPSAAADLYALIYKGCANQTAGGGASQQALAALTSSLTAQATTAKFYKTTTSSSAGGQAMFGLFQCRGDLSASDCSACVGRVLPMWSSLCGPAVAARVQLTGCYALYQVSGFPQVSGTQMLFKTCGSGGGRGDFELKRDTAFAQLQSGVAGGAEFYATSYASVYALAQCEGDLSTSDCAECVSQAVQKSEVECGGAPSGQVYLDKCYISYSYYPHGIPHGGGGQQTAKTVAIVVGGAAALGFLVICLLFARSLMKKKDDF